The Oleiphilus messinensis DNA segment AACGGTTCAGCGCAATTACCAGGAACATTGAGGAGAACAGGCCGCTGAGCAGGACTCCGTCAATACCTGCGCCCAATTCCAGCAACACGAATGTGGTTGCCGCCTGGAACGCGGCTTTGCCTGAGGTGAGCCAGAAAAACAGGCTGGCTTGCTCCTGGAGTCGCAACCAGGCGAGTGGTAGCGCTGTAGCTGCGGTCACGACAAGAACTGCGCTGGCAAGGAGCCATTGGGTGTCAGTTATGTTTCCGGGCAGCCATTCAGGGGCATAATCCTTTAGCGCAAAGCAAAGCAGAAAGCCCAGTATACAAGCCATGATCTGCACTCGATAAGCGACGCCTGCTACCGCTGCTTTTCGTTCTACTGTCTTGCTGCTGCCGACGAAACGATACATCGCCTCTGTGAGACCCAGGCCGAGTAGTATGCCGCCAACGCTGAGCCAGGTGAGCAGAATATCCAGGCTACCGAATGACTCAGTGCCAAGATAGCCAGTGGTGATGGGCAAGATCAGAAAAGCACTGCCTTTCATCACCAGAAGCCCGGCGGCATAGTAGGCAGTCTGCTTTAAAACGCTTTGATTTTCGGTCAATTTCATCGCTAAACCCATCAATTTCTGGCTGTTTTTTTGAGTTAAGGTGTTTAAAAAACGACGTTGTTAGATACAGCGTTCAATGGCCCCCGACAGGATTTTGCATTGATGTAATGCGCTGTAGTGGTTCTCAATCCGGGCTCTGGCCGACTCTGTAAGTTTTTGCCTCTGCGGCTGGGACATCGCCATCATTTTGAGAATGGCCTCCCCCAGTGCGACCTTGTTCCTGGGCGGGACCAGTATGCCGGTCTCCGTGTTTCCCTGAAGATTCGAGCCGAGGATATCCGGACAACCCATGAACGCCGTGGTAATCACAGGCAGACCGATTGCCATAGCTTCTTTCAACACCAACGGCCCGGTATCCCGATCGCCGTTGCTGGCTTCGTGAAACGGTGCGAGCAGTGCCACATAGGACGCGCCATAGCGACTGATCCATTGGCTGTCTTTGGCACCCAGAAACGCAACTGACTCGTGTAGATTTAAACTCAGTTGCAGTTGCTCCAGTTGTGTTTTCATTGCGCCTTCCCCGACAATATCCAGTTGAGGGCGCGCTTCCCGGGGTAGACCAGCAAGTGCTTCAAACAAATAAGTCAGGCCCTTTTTTTCAGTCAACCTGCCGATAAAAAGTAAACGACCATTGTGCTGCTGAGTGGCACGGTAAGGGAATCGGTGAAGTTCGAGACCGCATTGCACCAATTCTGTTGTTCCTGCGTGGTTCAGGCGAAGGAAATCCTGTTGCATTTGTTTGCACACGGCGACAGAAAAATTTGCAGCTCGCAATTTCAGTGCAAGATCTGCGGGGGTGGCGTAGATATCAAAACCATGACCAACAAATGAAACCGGAATTTTGAGCAACTTTGCCGCGGTAATGGCCGCCGCGGCGGTATGCAGGGCAAAATGTGCATGCAGGTGATTACACCCGGTGCGCTCGGCAATGTAAGCGATTTTGGCACTGAGTAGCAGGAGCGATTTGGCGGGAATGCTTTTCTGTGCTCGCGCGAAGCTCACGGCATCGGCACATTGCGATAACTTTCGGACAAAGCTTGCCATCGCTTTAGCCCGGCCGATGTTTTCCAGGTAGTGGGTCTCACTTGCGATACTCTGGTCATAGGGTTGGGCCGCCGAGTTCGGCCGAGTGATTGAAATGGGTACGACCTCATGCCCCAGCAAACCCATGGAGCGCATTTCTGTCCCAATGAAGGTCTCTGACAAGACCGGAAATCCGGATAAAACGTAGCCAATTTTTTTCATGCGATAGCCCTGCTGTTGTCTTTGCAATGAGGGGGCGTTTTATCCAGCAGCGCAAACCACACGGCGCAGAACCCCATAGTCTGGTGATAATTGGGACTGGCCATTAACGTCTGAGTGGCTTTTACCTGATCCTGCCCGGAGATGCCTAAAAAGCTCAGGGCACTGTGTAAAACACTCGGGCCGAGAGTCTTCGCCCAGGGGCCATATTCAAACATCGGCAGGTTTGCTTTCCCCCAGCGAGGCGTTAAACCCAGTCGACTGATCAAACCCGGATACCGGGCTGAGAAACTCAAACCCCGATTCAACGGGGCATTGGTTTTGTCCCAATCGATGCCTGCAAGACGAGGGGATAAGCGATTGATGGCACGCAGGTGAAATCCGCTGCCCAAGTGGTATCGAACGGGCAGGTTGATCAGCTGTTTAAGCACATCGCCGTCCAGAAAGGGGTGGCTGCGATCATAGTGTTGATCCAGTGCAAGCTGGCCGTTCACGACCATGCGGGGTAACCGGTAGCGCAAATAGAACAGGTTGAGACAGTTTGCGACCGAAAGATCCAGGTTAAAACAGTTATCGATTGCTCGATCCCTTACTGACCCAAGCTGCTCCGCAATACCAGGAAGTGCTGCGACCAACGGTGCTGCTGTTTTGGCATACTCTTCGAAGACATAGCGTCTTCCCCGGGCATTTAGCTGTTTGCGAAAAGCGGGAATGGCAAGTACAGACATTCCGGGTACCCCGCGGTCAAAATAGAATGCCCGGAAGGTTTCAGCTCCGGTGCCCGTCAACAGGGTTCGACCAGCGGACTGTTCAAGTAAACTGCGATCCAGTAGCGAATGGGCATGATGCACTGCGAGCTCACCACCACCTAAATCGGCAATGCGCTGGATGGTATCCCATGTCAGGTGTCCGCAGGAATTTGAGTCCTTGGTTTGTTGGGATCTGAAGATGGGAAACTTGCAGGATCGGGCAAGTTCATTAGCAATGCGCACATCTGCACTTTTCGGGTGGCCGTATGATAAACCGATCGCTTTGTTACCAGTACATTGCAAAGCGGCAAGTATGAGCCGTGAATCCAGGCCACCAGAAAGGGAAATCAAGGGGGCGCTGCTGGCGTTAGCCGACTTTTTTACGGCCTCGACGATCGCGTCCAATGCTGAGTCGAATGAACTGGTTTGATGTCGAAACAAGTCGTCGCTCGGGGTGGTGCGGGACGTGAGTACACCAAAGGTATTGATACTGATTAGTGTTCCCGGGGCATGATGCTGTGCGCCAGCCAGACCACTTTGGTTATCCAGAAGTTGTCCATAAGCGAGTAATTGTCCCAGGGCGTCCGGATTTAACGATAATTCCGTAGCGCCACTTGATCGGATTTGTTGTGCACTGCTGCCGAGCAAATAGCGCCCTTTTTGCCAGAGCGAGATAATCGGAAACAACCCCAGGCGGTCGAGTGCCGCATCAATGCGGTTGTCAATTTCATGATAGACCAGCCAGGAGCGACCAAAATAACTCTTGTAGGTGTTTAGCCGGATGTTTTTAACGATCTGTTGGTCCTGATCCTGTTGTGCTGGATCCCCCCAAATATAAATTTTCATATTGGCAATGGCATACGTCCTTGCTGATCCCTCATTTCCCGCAGGGCGTACCTTCCCGATAAACGCCGAGGCTTTTGCTTCCATTCCCTGTTTAGCCATCCTGGATTGAAATTGAAACTCGAAAAATGCTGTAGCCATAAGATGCTTCCCCAGAGCTGCTGATCGATCAGTTTTTTACCTTACTGAAGGGCAGAGCAGCTTTTGTGCCGATCTTGGTTTGATATTTTTTATTTAATTAAAACAGTTGCTTATAAATTTTCCGTCGCAGGGTGCGCGGGTTTATCAAGATTGAGGAGGCCGTGATTCCCGTTTTGCAAATCATTTCGCAATCCAAGCGCGCCAATGGTGTGCTGTTTTTAGTCTAAGTGTTTGTAAATAAACATAATTGTAGAGTTGGAATGCAATGTGTATTCAGGGAGTAACGGTTTCTGATAATGAATTTAGTCAGTCCTGCAGGGGGAGGGTTCAGTATGAGTGTAGTAAGTGGTTCGTTGCTGTGGCGTAAATGGATAAAAGAAAGCGATAACGCCATTGCTGGCAGTATTCGAAAAATTTATCGGGGGCTTGTCCAGATCCAGTGTCCCTTGATTCGTGTGGTTCACCATCCTTTGTATGTTGTACATCTGGCGCTTTCGGCACTGATCAGACAGTGGTGCAATTTCTGGTACTGGACGCCCTTGTTCAAATCGCGATTAAACTCCGCACCAAAGGTGCTGCATCTTTACTCCGGTATGCCGCAAGTCATGGGGGCTCTGGAACTTCACATTGATGAGGGGGCTCGAATTTCAGGGCACTCCAGCTTCTTCGGTCGCTCGGTGAGTGGGCGAATACCGACTCTGACAATAGGGCGAAATGTAGATGTCGGTTGGCAAACCACAATCGCGGTGGGGACGCGAGTGCAACTGGATAATGATGTTCGCATTGCCGGTAAATGCTATCTCGCCGGGTTTCCAGGCCATCCGATTAATCCGGAACCCCGGCGTCTTGGCCTTCCGGAAACGGATGACCAGGTCGGTGACATTGTGCTTGAAGAAAATGTCTGGCTGGCCACCGGCGTGACGGTATTGCCGGGAGTTCGAATTGGTCGCAATTCGATTATCGGTACCAATAGTGTGGTTACCCGGAATATTCCAGCCAATGTTATTGCTGCCGGGTCACCAGCACGAGTCATTCGTCAGATTTGATTTGCAGATACTAGTTTACGAGAGGAATTTCAGCATGACCATGCTCGTTGTTTTTGGAGAGGATTGGGGGCGTCATCCAAGCAGTACCCAGCACCTTATCAGCATCCTGCGTAATGATTACGATGTGCTTTGGGTTAATTCGATTGGTCTGAGACGCCCAAAGTTTCGCTTAGCTGACTTTATTCGTGTTGTGCAGAAAATCGCATACTCCATGGGAAAACAAGGCCTAAGCAAAGCTTGTACAGTCCGCGGTGAAGATAAACAAAGCGACCACCGAAATCGTTTTACGATTGTTCAACCTCTGGTGTTGCCATTTTTCAGTGTCGGTATTTGTCGCCTTTTAAACGGTTTGCTCCTGCAACATAGGCTCCGGAAGTATCTACCATCGGAGCAAAAAGTAGTGCTTTGGTTATCGTTACCTTCCGCAGTGGACGTCGTCGGCAAGTTGGGGGAAAGTCATGTTGTGTATTACTGTGGCGATGATTTTTCCGCATTGGCCGGGGTGGACCATAACCCCATAAGCAGTATGGAGCAAGAACTCCTGGCGAAAGCCGACACGGTGCTGGTCGCCAGCGAAGCGTTGCGAAAAAAGTTCGCGCCACGGTATAGCGTAGTTATTCCCCATGGCGTGGACGTGAGTCTGTTCAAGCCTGGTCTCCGGTTGCCGGAGGATCTACCGAAAGGGAAACCGATTGCAGGCTTTTACGGTGCCCTGGCCGACTGGATCGACGTTGAGTTACTGACCAAGGTTGCCCGTGACTGCCAGTCGTGGAATTTTGTTTTGATTGGCCCAGTCAGCACAGACATTGCACCACTTGCTGCCTTGGATAATGTCACGATTTTGGGGGCCAAGCGTCATCAGGATTTACCGGCCTATGTCAGTGGCTGGCAGGTTTCATTGTTGCCCTTCAGGTCGTGCCCGCAGATAAAGGCCTGTAATCCTCTCAAACTTAGAGAATATCTTGCGGTGGGCAAGCCGGTTATTGCAACTGATTTTCCCGCACTGGATGGTTATCGAGACTGTGTGAACATTGTCGACAGCGCTGAATCGTTTGTGACAGCTCTGCGTGAAATCAATGCCCGTGAATATGCACCTGATTGTGCCCCGCAACATCGAAAAAATGTAATGACCCGTCGAACCCGGGTGCTCTCCGAAAGCTGGCTGATGCGTGCGCATGAGGTTCAGCGGTTGTTACCGGAATCCCGTTTGGGTCCAGATCCTGTTGAAACCGGTTCAATGGGGCTGTCTGACCAGGCTTAATGGCTTTGAGTCTAAGTGGATGAGAAGGAGCTGGAGTGATGAAAAGTAGCGTGTTTTTAAATCTTTACTTCGCCTTTTGGGCTGCATGGCGGCGGCGTTACCTTATTGTGATCCCCATCATGATCATGCCATTTATTATGTTGGCTCTGGGGGCGATGACACCCAAGAAATACCAAAGCCACACCACGATGCTGATTCAGGAGACCACGAAGTTGAACCCTTATCTGGCCGACTTTGCGGTCTCGACACAGTTAAAAGAGCGAATGGCCGCACTCAAAGCGCTGCTGCATAGCCGGCACATGCTTTCTGAAGTGGCGCTGGAATTAGGGGAAATCAAGACTCGGGATTCAAAGTTGGCGGAGCAGGTGATTAGCCGTTTGTCTGCATCCTTGACCGTGCAACTGATCGGGTCGGATATGATCAAGCTGGTTCTGGTCGCGAATAAACCAACACATATGGAAAAAACCCTGTCAGTTGTTTCTGATCACTTTCTGGCCAAGTTGCTGGCCCCGGAGCGATCTTCTATTCGTGCCTCGGAAGTATTTCTGGCGACTCAACTTAAAGCCCAACACGAATCATTACTCGCGGCGGAAACGGATCTGGCGATGTTCAAGCGAAAAAATTCCGCCCATTTGCCAGATCAGTATAACTACGATGTGCTGCAACTTCGGGATCTGGAGGCCAAGCTGAGGGAAAGAAGTATGGCGCTCTCGGGCGCTCAAGGGCAGCTGAAATCCTTGAAAACCCAACTGTTAAAAACCAATCCGATGCTGGCATCCATAGAGGAGTCCATTGTTCAGGAAACGGCGAGACTGGCGTTGTTGAGTTCGCGCTATACCGATCGCCATAGCAGTATTGTCTCTGTCAAAGCGTCATTGCAGCGACTGGAGCGGGAGCGTGATTCGATTTTGCAAGCGGTTGGAGGACTTTCCACTCAGGATATGGAAAGTCTCTGGCAACTAGCGAGTAACTTGTCAGTCAATGCTTCGGAAACCGCTGTGCGCCCGCTTCTGGTGTCGCAGATGGAGGCGATTGAAAAAGCAAAATCCACAGAGGGGCAGCTTATTGAAGAAACCCGGCAATTGACTGCGGAAATAACCCAGCTAACCCTCAAGCTGGAGCGTTTTGCGGCGGTAGAGCAACAGATGACGGAGCTGGAACGGGATATTC contains these protein-coding regions:
- a CDS encoding glycosyltransferase, whose product is MKKIGYVLSGFPVLSETFIGTEMRSMGLLGHEVVPISITRPNSAAQPYDQSIASETHYLENIGRAKAMASFVRKLSQCADAVSFARAQKSIPAKSLLLLSAKIAYIAERTGCNHLHAHFALHTAAAAITAAKLLKIPVSFVGHGFDIYATPADLALKLRAANFSVAVCKQMQQDFLRLNHAGTTELVQCGLELHRFPYRATQQHNGRLLFIGRLTEKKGLTYLFEALAGLPREARPQLDIVGEGAMKTQLEQLQLSLNLHESVAFLGAKDSQWISRYGASYVALLAPFHEASNGDRDTGPLVLKEAMAIGLPVITTAFMGCPDILGSNLQGNTETGILVPPRNKVALGEAILKMMAMSQPQRQKLTESARARIENHYSALHQCKILSGAIERCI
- a CDS encoding asparagine synthetase B family protein produces the protein MATAFFEFQFQSRMAKQGMEAKASAFIGKVRPAGNEGSARTYAIANMKIYIWGDPAQQDQDQQIVKNIRLNTYKSYFGRSWLVYHEIDNRIDAALDRLGLFPIISLWQKGRYLLGSSAQQIRSSGATELSLNPDALGQLLAYGQLLDNQSGLAGAQHHAPGTLISINTFGVLTSRTTPSDDLFRHQTSSFDSALDAIVEAVKKSANASSAPLISLSGGLDSRLILAALQCTGNKAIGLSYGHPKSADVRIANELARSCKFPIFRSQQTKDSNSCGHLTWDTIQRIADLGGGELAVHHAHSLLDRSLLEQSAGRTLLTGTGAETFRAFYFDRGVPGMSVLAIPAFRKQLNARGRRYVFEEYAKTAAPLVAALPGIAEQLGSVRDRAIDNCFNLDLSVANCLNLFYLRYRLPRMVVNGQLALDQHYDRSHPFLDGDVLKQLINLPVRYHLGSGFHLRAINRLSPRLAGIDWDKTNAPLNRGLSFSARYPGLISRLGLTPRWGKANLPMFEYGPWAKTLGPSVLHSALSFLGISGQDQVKATQTLMASPNYHQTMGFCAVWFALLDKTPPHCKDNSRAIA
- a CDS encoding acyltransferase codes for the protein MSVVSGSLLWRKWIKESDNAIAGSIRKIYRGLVQIQCPLIRVVHHPLYVVHLALSALIRQWCNFWYWTPLFKSRLNSAPKVLHLYSGMPQVMGALELHIDEGARISGHSSFFGRSVSGRIPTLTIGRNVDVGWQTTIAVGTRVQLDNDVRIAGKCYLAGFPGHPINPEPRRLGLPETDDQVGDIVLEENVWLATGVTVLPGVRIGRNSIIGTNSVVTRNIPANVIAAGSPARVIRQI
- a CDS encoding glycosyltransferase — protein: MTMLVVFGEDWGRHPSSTQHLISILRNDYDVLWVNSIGLRRPKFRLADFIRVVQKIAYSMGKQGLSKACTVRGEDKQSDHRNRFTIVQPLVLPFFSVGICRLLNGLLLQHRLRKYLPSEQKVVLWLSLPSAVDVVGKLGESHVVYYCGDDFSALAGVDHNPISSMEQELLAKADTVLVASEALRKKFAPRYSVVIPHGVDVSLFKPGLRLPEDLPKGKPIAGFYGALADWIDVELLTKVARDCQSWNFVLIGPVSTDIAPLAALDNVTILGAKRHQDLPAYVSGWQVSLLPFRSCPQIKACNPLKLREYLAVGKPVIATDFPALDGYRDCVNIVDSAESFVTALREINAREYAPDCAPQHRKNVMTRRTRVLSESWLMRAHEVQRLLPESRLGPDPVETGSMGLSDQA
- a CDS encoding GumC family protein; amino-acid sequence: MKSSVFLNLYFAFWAAWRRRYLIVIPIMIMPFIMLALGAMTPKKYQSHTTMLIQETTKLNPYLADFAVSTQLKERMAALKALLHSRHMLSEVALELGEIKTRDSKLAEQVISRLSASLTVQLIGSDMIKLVLVANKPTHMEKTLSVVSDHFLAKLLAPERSSIRASEVFLATQLKAQHESLLAAETDLAMFKRKNSAHLPDQYNYDVLQLRDLEAKLRERSMALSGAQGQLKSLKTQLLKTNPMLASIEESIVQETARLALLSSRYTDRHSSIVSVKASLQRLERERDSILQAVGGLSTQDMESLWQLASNLSVNASETAVRPLLVSQMEAIEKAKSTEGQLIEETRQLTAEITQLTLKLERFAAVEQQMTELERDIQTKQSLYDDLLKRHEMAKVTEALGRFEEQDRVKIIDWPYTPYGPVNLPLYLYGVLGIVAGLFLGIALSLVSEISNTAIVRRDAVERLIGVPVLTRIPKLSGSLNCSSLQIEEDYL